The genomic interval gatctggtatttattttaatttcattttctaatttcttattttaatttatttattttcatttaattggtattcattaatttgatttcaaatttaatacttatagtgataaatgagacggcgtctacggctacctccgatgcagtatgactttcaattggacccaccattgccatggtttgcacaatttctcccttaattattttttacattgaaaattttgtttcatctttataactttttaattctaatttgttttatttttaacttattaatatttcaggttttataacttattaacttttatgatcttgatttttaatctcacagcaatcgacacaactcaccattcagtgaactcaccgctacggctccaccccaaaatcaaattaatcaaattgaaaaaatatgattttgttaatttacaattaattgtaatattgctacaatagttaattgtacaatttgtaatatttattttttttagaggagtttgtaatagtgtaatagtttattagttctcttaatttgtacaATTGTAAATTACTTATTTTAGCTTAgtgccttagtgatgattattacttaattatttaatagttgaaacttaatatctacttaatagttcaatctatgattctatatatatatatatatatatatatatttcttaagttaAATTATGGGCTCAAAGCGGCTCAAAAACCGATTATGGGCTTAAAGTGGCCCAAAAATCGATTCTGAGCCATTTAGAGTCCAGAAAAGTGTATTGGGCCGAAGGCCCATTAAGGGGATGCGGGGTGCGGACTGATGGGGGTCCACCCTCACACCCCAACAGCGGGACGGGATACCccacccccgcatatgcgggggcggggggcggtaTCACCCCTAATGGTGGTTTGTCgggtaactttggtgtaaggaagactttagacgtgttgcatgaatgtttgtgagagtatcatttgccagtaattgacatgttgcatgaatatttgtgggagtatcattggCCATTCATTAACGTATTGCATGAActtttgtgggagtattgcttgccattcattaaatatgcatataattgcagtggtcattttggtgtaaggaaactTTAGATGTATTTCataaacgtttgtgggagtatcatttaccCTTAtcagagtttgcatataatatgaCCATGCATattactatttcttattcttcttttgaagttgtttatagttttaatccacttactcattTAACTTTGAtacttttgcttgttgatgacgAGAGTAACTTGGATGGACAATtccagattttttaaaaaattaatgaaaattcatatcaAGTGAATCTTCCAgataagtatcatgtttctgtaattttcaatgttactaacatttttccttttgatgcAGGTGGaaattcgaggtcgaatccttttgaggaaaGAGGGAATGATGGGGCATCAAGATGGAcatagtcttaaagatcatttgcaagttccagatgggccaattacaaggtcaagagccaaaAAGATAAAGGAGGCAATGCAAAGATTGATGCAATCTACTtcggacgagtctagcaagaacCAAATATTCAAGATGAGCTTGAGAGATCCAGTGATCATTCACgcgatacaagctatggaagaatGCAACATCATTAAggcctattattatgtttatgtgattgaagacCTTTGacttgtttattaattaaatgagcttattttatttattttttttataggaaaaaataggcttattttattagttataaaaattagtctagaataattagACTTGATGATGTTTGGCCCACATATCTcttatttcttataaactagGATTTTTAAGaagaccttgtattttggccaaagaCTGATTTGAAGAGTTACTTTTTAAGAACTAGGTTTTAAAGAGGTACTGTAGCGATTTATTGTAGTCACGACACTATTCATCCAAGGGTATTTTTAGAGAAAAGTGCTTTATTTTGACTaaagttttaattaagtttagatttaaatactctttgtaacctcatgttaagaaattttatgaaatttgatgaatttattcattgtaagttgagtttctctcttcttgttcttgattaaaattttgaacttatcaaaagtaaatcacaacttttgtaacgttcctccttgtaatctaggTTCCTGAGATAGGTTTTTCAACATGtctatattttaatagaaaaacgCTATACGCAGTCGCTTGGGGGAAGCGCCGCGCAAGCGGCTGCTTATGTGGCCATTAAATGAAACGCAGCGTTTTGAAGTGGTCGTAGATTTATCGTGCACTGGCCGTGGGAGCTCTTCTTTCAGCCTCGTGACCCTCATCCACCCGAAACATGTTACCcattcttcttcctccctcctTCTCTGCTCCCTCTCTGCTCCTCACGAGGCCcattcttcttcctccctcctTCTCTGCTCCCTCCCTCTCTGCTCCCTCTCTGCTCCTCACGAGGCAcattcttcttcctccctcctTCTCTGCTCCCTCTCTGTTCCTCACGAGGCCTCTTTCTTTGACCCCTCGAAGCCACGTCCCTCCACTCAAAGCCGCCTGTTACGGCCTCCCTTCGATACCTCCTTCCCCTTCATCGCCAGAAACCCTAACTTTCCTATCCCGAAAAACCCTAACTTTCCTTCCCCTTCATCCCGAAAAATCCTAACTTTCCTATCCCGAGAAACCCTAACTTTCCTATCCCGAAAAACCCTAACTTTCCTTCCCCTTCATCGCGAAAAACCCTAACTTTCGTTTAGTTCGGGAACACAGCTCCACTTCTGGCACACAGCTCCACTTCCGGTACGCAACTTCAAACCCTAACGTCTACTACCACAAATCTAAGGTCCTATTTAAATGGGTATATTTCCTTTTAACATTCCATAATTTTCCTGAAGGATTTTTTTATCTACGaaatgtgtgattttttttatctagaaaCTGTTAGGGTTTTCAggttctttttctttgtattaCTGATTGCTAGGCCTCTTTTTTTTGCTTATTTCTTGTTGAAGTTTGTACACCCCTTAAGAAGATTTATTGTTGGGAAACTTCGAATTGATCTTTGAGAATTTTGGGGGTTCACCTTTCGGCCTAATTTTGTGGGTTTGGGTTCTGTCAAGTAGTGTATTGTGCCAGATTTCAGATATTTAATTTGGTATAATACAAGTATCGGTTgcttgagatttcaataatctTTTTAGGTTCTAATAAGGTTATTGAATCTGTATTTCGTTGGTTGCAAATATTTGGTAGAGAATTTATTATTGGGAAACTTCGAATTGATCTTTGGGGCATTTGGCGGTTCACCTTTCGGCCTAATTTTGTGGATTTAGTTTCTGTCAAGTAGTATATTGTGCCAGATTTCAGATATTTAATTTGGTATAATACAAGTATCGGTTgcttgagatttcaataatctTTTTAGGTTCTAATAAGGTTATTGAATCTGTATTTCGTTGGTTGCAAATATTTGGTAGTGAATTTATTCTTGGGAAACTTCGAATTGATCTTTGGGGCATTTGGCGGTTCACCTTTCGGCCTAATTTTGTGGATTTAGTTTCTGTCAAGTAGTATATTGTGCCAGATTTCAGATATTTAATTTGGTATAATACAAGTATCGGTTgcttgagatttcaataatctTTTTAGGTTCTAATAAGGTTATTGAATCTGTATTTCGTTGGTTGCAAATATTTGGTAGAGAATTTATTATTGGGAAACTTCGAATTGATCTTTGGGGCATTTGGCGGTTCACCTTTCGGCCTAATTTTGTGGATTTAGTTTCTGTCAAGTAGTATATTGTGCCAGATTTCAGATATTTAATTTGGTATAATACAAGTATCGGTTgcttgagatttcaataatctTTTTAGGTTCTAATAAGGTTATTGAATCTGTATTTCGTTGGTTGCAAATATTTGGTAGAGAATTTATTATTGGGAAACTTCGAATTGATCTTTGGGGCATTTGGCGGTTCACCTTTCGGCCTAATTTTGTGGATTTAGTTTCTGTCAAGTAGTATATTGTGCCAGATTTCAGATATTTAATTTGGTATAATACAAGTATCGGTTgcttgagatttcaataatctTTTTAGGTTCTAATAAGGTTATTGAATCTGTATTTCGTTGGTTGCAAATATCTGGTAGAAGACCAATACAGAAATAAGACCACCTTTCGACCAATATTTCTGTATTTCATGACTAATAACTAAATAATTCATTGAAATTGTAATCACATCTCtactatttttctttgtatCAAATGTCTTGAGTCATCAACCCGTGAGGCGAAAATGTTTATAATTGAccaatattgtaatagtttggAAAATCAAGATATAGAAATAAGACTTATTTTATGTGTCTCTCTCATGCATGGACGTAGTCTTCAAGTAGTTAAACTgctgccaataaaaaaaaaatatttcaggaAGCCTAAAAACTTTTATAAGCTTATTATTATGATTGTTTTCATAAATTGGTAAGCTATAAAAGTAGCTGCCAATTTTGTTCACTAGCTGCTCAGGCTTGTGCTCGTTATGGAAGTGCTTGTCTAGGTGCTTGAAAATCTTAGATTTCCCTGTTATGTTTAtccttggaaagaaaaagaatacttGATATGTTTTCAAATGCATCAAAACTTGTAGCTGTCAACCTCATTAACTTCTTGTGAGTAGTCAAAGAGAGTTTCTTAGCAGCAGACTGTTTCACATTCTTGATACAAGAAACTAAAAACTGCTGCATGAGAATGTCCTCATCATCACTGTCTTCTTCACCGTCAGCGAAACCATCGTGCTTCTGTAATATTGAAACTACATTGAGATATTCAAATACTAAaagaaatccaggacgacccttcttagggtgtccaaagtacaacacAAAGGTAAATAGTATTCTTCTAATGTAAGGTTGAAATAATATACTGATTATTTTTACGTAcctaacaattttttatatgtgttaaatattagggattaccatattgcAAATATTTCAAGTGGGTTGATAGTAATCAACACACATACTCAGAcctacaagaaaaagaaattcaactcTTAAGGAAGGAGGAAGAGCTCGAGAAGAGACTCATCGATGTCAAAAGGAGGGAGATTCAGCTCCGTAAAATAGTAGATGAgatcgagaagagagagatggtgcTATCCAGTAAAAATGAGGAGTTTCGAAAAAAGGAGTTGGTccttcttgagagagaagcaCTCCTAAGGCGTTCAAGCATGCTACCCCGGCTATATTGGAGTTTTGTGATAATTGTTTGTTGTTACTTGTTGAATTGGTAGTGGTTTATGTTATAAATCATGGTCTGAATTTGTAGTGTAAAATACCTTTTGGAAATTTGGAGTCCAGTTTCTATGTACATAATGACTAAATTTCAGTTTGATGTCCTTTTAGATTGTAAACTGAGTTTGTAGATGAACCGTAAAATATGTACATAATGACTAAATTTCAGTTTGATGTCCTTTTAGATTGTAAACTGAGTTTGTAGATGAGTTTTGGAACCTGATTTCGTTGGTTGTATGTACAGAATGACTAAATTTCAGTTTGATGTCCTTTTAGATTGTAAACTGAGTTTGTAGATGAAGTGTAAAATAAGTTTTGGAACCTGATTTCGTTGGTTGTATGTACAGAATGTATAAATTCCAGTTTGATGTGAATTTAGATGCTTGTAGAATGTCTAGTTTTTGGTCATTATGATGGATATACTCATCTGTTCAGGTTCaggttaaaaacaaaaataaaatgtaaaagtcACAAAATGCCAAACGATTACTGGGCAACCCGCTGCCTATAAACAATTGAAAACCAAGCTTGACTGGAAGTGTAAAATAACGTACACCAAAATTCATTTCCttcaaaacaaattgaaatgaaGGGCCAAAAGCCAAAACTGGAAGTAACAAGTCACGTACACCAAACCCTTCCGCATAGACTCACGTACACCAAAAGCCAAAACTGGACTCCAAACTCACGGCAATATCCCACAACATAATTACAACTATCCTGAAAATGAAGAGCTTACAAACTTACAAAAGTTAATTATCACAATAACTCAAAATGAACTTATAACTAGCATATGTTTCTTCCCACACAACAATTTAAATAGTCCTCTTGCAAGCTTCATTcacaagaaaaacacaaaaattacaattttcaacttgtaatgttttcttctaaaaatactgtacttacaaaaaatattcattgcCAAGCTATCCTTGCCACCAAAATAATTACAAGTTCCACGACCTCCATTCTTTCTTCCCACCAATATACTTACAAAAACTACAAGAGATCCAAgaattcttccaaaaatatacaTGGAAAATATATTGGGGCAGCTATGGAATCCTAGAAATCATGAAGTTTTGGTTATCTTGGCTGTGCTGTGAACCGATACTTGCAACTGTAgggaaaccaaaaataaaaaaaattttagacaataaaacaattgtaaataaaaaattttataaatagaaaatataaatagctaTAAGCATTCTACAACAAGTTGCTAATCTTTTTCCAAATGCCAATCCTATGCCCAGATTTCAATTGATGGGTTTTCATTATAGACATGCCAAATGAGAAGAACTTAATGGAGTGCTCCATAATAAGTATTTCTTctaccaaaatttttaaaaaattatcaacattCAAGGCAAGCATATTCAACAAGAGATCACATTTTGTAGTGAAAAATGCTACGTTATGGCATTAGAAGAAGTTGAAGTTAGAGGTATGCTCAATGTTGCAAGAAGTCCGAACCATATCATTTGGGCAAAGGTTGTGATCCGTCCAAACCAAGTTGCATCTGTAaagaataaatagtaaatattaatgtgacatcaatttattaatattaaaaatacctTGGGTTTAGAAAtcttacactttcttgactctcaaccataTTTTGGAATCCACTAATGTCAAAAGCCGAGTTGACTGGAATAGTCTAAAGATAtatagaacaaaacaaaaattatgaaCCAATATAAGTCTATCGCACGTATGTGGCAAACACTTGTCCAAATATAAGGCAgaaattttgtaacaaaaataTGTATACCTGCACGTTTCCTTCAGAATCAAGATCTATCTTagatgggccaaataaattcctacACGTGTTTTGAGATTGTATATCCCCTCCATCTCGCTAATAGTCAAGTAACAAGTAAAATATCTATATCAGCACTCCATTAGCATAAATAAATCAatccaaataaatatttgtcTCAAATAAACTCGTTATTATAGATATCGAACCTCTTTACGTTTTCTCTTTACAGTTGATTTCTTCGTCCTCGCTTTAACCTTCCGCATTTCTTgctccatcctggatgctctcctcagagatgGGGGTCTACCTTTTCCGCGCACAACTCGTGGACTGAGTACTTGCTGCGATCCAACGGTAGGTGTGTCATTTGTAGTTAAACCAACATTGGACTGAGTTTGGGTCATCGACGGGGGTTCTTGGTTGCCATGATATAaatcaatcattgcatataacttCTTAGTTGCATCTTCAGTATGCTCTTTTGAACCCGCTGCATGAGTAATCATCCGATAACAAATATTCAGCAGACTTGAATATCTGTTAGTATCTTCCCGTTGATTTCCTGTGTCATAGGTACTCTGGACTAACGTATATCTCCGTTTgatgtccttcctccatcgatctaaaatATACCTATCCGGCAAGTACTTTATCCCGTTGCATTTGAATATGGCCAAGACATGCCTACACAGTATCCCCTTCATTTGAAACAACCCACATGAACACTTTACATCGCAATCTTCCTCATTAAAGTCCACGTAATATGTAACATGTTTCGTGAACTCCTCAACAGAAATTTCATCTTCTACCAAGTAGGTCTTCTTCACACCATCCCTTCTAAGTAGAGAAGGATCCATATCGAGTACACCCATAACTTGCTGCTGAACTTCCCTGAATTTTGCATTCGTGTACAACTCTTGGAATCTCTTCTCGATTGGAGATCTAGAGATGCATGGTATCGTAACGCTGAATGAGTGGAAGTCCGAACTGATTTCATTCTCGATTTTCTTTCTCAACGCATTGTCGTATTGGTCGACaaactccttcaagtttgtcttcGCATGAACATATCCGtcgaaaaatgcattcatgctttcgttcCGTTGTGTTGTACTCATGCCAGCCCAAAAATACTCCTTCAAAAATACTGGTACCCAATGTGTGCGCTCAGCGTACAAACTTTGCAACCAAACATTTTCTTCCAAGTTGTACGTCTTAATTACCTCTTCCCACGATATCTCAAATTCTTCAATAGTTTGagtgtcatacacacatttcatcagtTGAGTTTTCAGGCCACTTTTGTAGGCACGATGAGAGCCAAGCTTCTCGggaactttttttaatatatgccAAAGGCAAAATCTATGTCGGGTTTTCGGAAATACAATGgcaatagcatttttcattgctctgtCTTGGTCAGTAATAATAGCTGGCGGggctataccatccatacactgcagCCAAGTCCGAAATAACCAAATAAAAGTCTCTGTGTCCTCACTGGAAATTAACCCTGCTCCCAAGAGAATGGACTGcccatgatggtttacaccaacaaaggGAGCAAAGGGCATCCCGTATCTGTTTGTTAAATACGTGGTGTCAAATGttaccacatcaccaaaatctTGATAAGCTGCCCTACTGCGTGGATCTGCCCAAAAGACATTCTTCAATCTCCCatcatcatctaaatccatcaaggCAAAGAATCCGGGGTTCTTATACTGCATTCTACAAAAATAGTCTTGAagtgctccagcaccacctgctCCAAGTCGTAGATGTCTTGCCTTATCGATGTAATTGCgacaatctttttccaaaaatgggagaTTCTCAAATCCTCCCGCACCCACAACAAGAGATCCGAAACTTTTGTTCATTCGAATGCCAGCTATGTCATTAGTATCAAGTACCCTTTTTACAGTCTCACTAACTTCGCGATTACATCGGAAGAAACGAGATTTCTGTGGACTCAATCCGTGATTGTGGGTGTTATGAACAGTGGTCAACTGCATCTTCCCCTtaacttttaaggcattaatcctTGCCTTACAGTCAGTCTTTCCTGTCGGACGTGGTTTGGCGACATTCATTGTCCTATTCCGAGCTTTCCCCCCACAGGCACAACCAAGAGTGACATATCTGACATTCCCTTCGTCATCCCTTTCACTCCTTTGTGTCATGGATCCAAACCCACATTTCTTAGCATATATCTTATAATAGCtcattaattcctcaaaagaATCAAATTCCATCCCCGCTTTTGGCTCCTCAATCATATCACTACCATCCATTCGGTCTAATGGAGGTGTCTCGGCAGTGCCATCGCCAGTTTCCCCTAAATCTGGCCTATCCTCTTCACCTTGTTCATCAAGCCTAGAGGAGAAACAAGGCGCTTCAGTTTCCCTACACCCGGGTGTATCCTCTTCAAATCTTTCGGTTGTTCCGGAGCTTGTAGCCATGGGAGGAGTCGGAGGAGTCGGAGGTCTCATCCCATATTGAAATGGATAACCAGTATTCtgctaaaaaagaaagcaattaAACTTCCaacaaacaggaaaaaaaaataaaattaaaaataaacaacaatCAAGTAGCATCACCATCTGAATGTTACTTGGACATTGGTATGCATTTGAATATGTGATAAAAGCTGGTGACCATGCAGGTCCTGTTCCGTAACCGTGCATGTAATTTGAAAAGTTTGGAGCAGTTGTTGGGATTTCctaacataacaataataatgataattagcaAGTACGAGGTTTTCAAACTCCTAACAAATATTAGGAATCATATAACATACCGCAGTTGAGGGATTTGAGCTACATGGTATCGAGAGAGAtgggttttcttttcctttttccatgctGACATGCtgcattaaaaataattgtacaactatttttataggaggaaaaaagttcaaacaattcaaaatctttgaaaaaagcagcttttttaaaatttttgcaacaattcaaacatttaatttaatttacttcCCCAACTAATTATTTCATGTAGACAAGTAGTAGATAACTCGATAACCATAGCAGGAAAAAGTTAATAATTATTGTATGCATGGAATATTTGATGATATAACTTATATAAGTTAAGATCTGTCTTTAACTATTACGGaacatctttttttcttaagaatgaaataaaagagtattttgtTGGAACACAAGGAATATTTGATTCCGAATTAAGACAACATAAAAACCTTcgaaattctttaattaatgaATGGAAAAACTGACTAAAGGTTCATTATCAATATGATTTATCTCAGATTAGATGGTCTAGATTAATATCACAAAAATGGCGAAATAGAGTCAATCAATATCAATGTCGTATgactaaaaataaagatttaaacAAATGTGATTCAGATGAAAAAAACCGATTCattgaatatgaaaaacaaaattcttttgaagtagattcattactaaaaaaaaacaaaaaaattaaaaaaacaatatcaaTATGATCTTTTATCGTATAAATCTATTAAttatgaagatgaaaaaaactcatatatttatgGATTGCCATTACAAGTAGTTAAACCAGATGTGATACGGTGGAATAAAGGAAAGCAGAGAAAGCAGAGCTACTAAAAAAATCCTTCTTGAAAGAGATATGTTTCTCACTGAATCACGTTGATTGTGCAGATCCTGTTAAAGACGCTTCATGTTCTTCTGATGTTAATATGCTGGCTTGTCATAGTCTCCTAGAGGAAAACAACAGATATGAACGGCGCACATGTTAATGTGCAGACCTTCAAAATATAGCttcaaaacagaggattttcggTAGAGTACTCTGATTGTTAATGTGCAAGCTTCTCATAGTCTCAAAGTTTTATGATTTCTTACCACacggtgaagaagaagaagaagaaggcgaAGGCAAAGACCGGTAGAgttgttagggaccccggtctagtccctaaacacttgccTTACTAAGCCAATAGTAACCTTGAGATGACCGAGTCcaagtccttctcttgcttggtccacgtccaaTGTAGGTCAAGATGACCAATGTGTCAATGGGAGAAGATGTATTTCGGCTAGAATTGGTAAATGATATTAAGATTGGATGATGTAAGTGTAGGGTTggatgatgggtgatgcacgaGCATGAGGTATGGTAGGGTTTCCCGACTTGGCAAAAGGGTaatggcggctagggtttatcAAATTAGGAAGGTagttggcggctagggttagctcAATATGGGATGTAGGTGTGGtggctagggttgccgaaatagGGTAGTATGGGatttaggaaagtttcctaatgaTGATGGATGCAAAAGGAATGTTGGGTGGCGGCTAGGCAAGTCCCAATAAGGCAATAGTTGGCCGAATGGGAATTGACCTACCAAGTGATGCAATTCGGCTATGACAACCAAAAGGGT from Juglans regia cultivar Chandler chromosome 2, Walnut 2.0, whole genome shotgun sequence carries:
- the LOC108987178 gene encoding protein FAR1-RELATED SEQUENCE 5-like, translated to MDLDDDGRLKNVFWADPRSRAAYQDFGDVVTFDTTYLTNRYGMPFAPFVGVNHHGQSILLGAGLISSEDTETFIWLFRTWLQCMDGIAPPAIITDQDRAMKNAIAIVFPKTRHRFCLWHILKKVPEKLGSHRAYKSGLKTQLMKCVYDTQTIEEFEISWEEVIKTYNLEENVWLQSLYAERTHWVPVFLKEYFWAGMSTTQRNESMNAFFDGYVHAKTNLKEFVDQYDNALRKKIENEISSDFHSFSVTIPCISRSPIEKRFQELYTNAKFREVQQQVMGVLDMDPSLLRRDGVKKTYLVEDEISVEEFTKHVTYYVDFNEEDCDVKCSCGLFQMKGILCRHVLAIFKCNGIKYLPDRYILDRWRKDIKRRYTLVQSTYDTGNQREDTNRYSSLLNICYRMITHAAGSKEHTEDATKKLYAMIDLYHGNQEPPSMTQTQSNVGLTTNDTPTVGSQQVLSPRVVRGKGRPPSLRRASRMEQEMRKVKARTKKSTVKRKRKERDGGDIQSQNTCRNLFGPSKIDLDSEGNVQTIPVNSAFDISGFQNMVESQESMQLGLDGSQPLPK